The following coding sequences lie in one Euhalothece natronophila Z-M001 genomic window:
- a CDS encoding superoxide dismutase, giving the protein MAYELPALPYDYTALEPAISKQTLEFHHDKHHAGYVKKFNAAVEGTEFDRKPIEDVIKAIAGDDSKTPIFNAGAQAWNHTFYWNSMKPNGGGEPSGELADKIKSDFGSLDKFKEEFKNAGTGQFGSGWAWLVLDNGTLKVTKTLNADNPLTAGQTPLLTMDVWEHAYYLDYQNLRGSYIDAFLDQLINWDFAAKNLAKAK; this is encoded by the coding sequence ATGGCATACGAACTTCCTGCATTACCCTATGACTATACCGCGCTAGAACCTGCAATTTCTAAGCAAACCCTAGAGTTTCATCATGATAAACACCATGCTGGTTATGTGAAGAAATTTAATGCGGCGGTAGAAGGAACAGAATTTGACCGCAAACCCATTGAGGATGTTATCAAAGCCATTGCTGGCGATGATAGTAAAACCCCCATTTTTAATGCGGGCGCACAAGCCTGGAATCATACCTTTTATTGGAATTCCATGAAACCCAATGGCGGTGGCGAACCAAGCGGCGAATTAGCTGATAAAATTAAATCAGACTTTGGTAGTTTAGATAAGTTTAAAGAAGAATTTAAAAACGCTGGAACTGGTCAATTTGGTAGCGGTTGGGCTTGGCTAGTTTTAGATAATGGTACGCTCAAAGTTACCAAAACCCTTAATGCTGATAATCCTTTAACTGCAGGACAGACTCCACTCCTAACCATGGATGTTTGGGAACACGCCTATTATTTAGATTATCAAAACCTACGGGGTAGCTATATTGATGCGTTTTTAGATCAGTTAATTAATTGGGACTTTGCTGCTAAGAATTTAGCAAAAGCGAAGTAA
- a CDS encoding LAGLIDADG family homing endonuclease produces MVRELARKQSTNFPETAPVANPVFFRTYSRRTEEGRETWEQVRDRCISGLVKLGQLTREEAQLLETTMTQLKSLPAGRWLWVGGTQWLENPNNYSGAYNCTSTNVVDWRAFGLMMDLAMMGCGTGAVLEENYINQLPTIRNHLQVAVRGEIGTVLPEARQEETTVTITSPQSVKICIGDSRQGWVQSYQALLELASQEDLATEINVEIDPSHVRPAGERLKGFGGVANPIKIPELYPRLAKILNRAQGRKLNAEECCLLIDEAAATVVAGNIRRCLPENALVHTARGLITIKDIEVGELVQTPLGFRKVVDKFDQGMQEVYELNTNGTIPRATLNHRYAVLSNATGDYAWKKVSELDPEDRLLHNQTVLSGLPTTLPQDFTEQRPEKSRNAKAITIPELTPDIAWLIGFTHGDGYVSLGRNKHNKPYGSVTWATDETIADEIELKLGRALAQFGVTAKRQTFEKENTNRFICSSIRLAEYFYHYIKQPKTSIQIPEFILQGSIETRAAYLAGLMDSDGAVNNRPPHLVTTVYQGFIRQVCAVLSSLGIAGRISTTSPQNPNWQPKWNLTLPAFKREYNRLIAPYSVKGNLKIGLKMYGFTLPGEMMRETYTYSEMQGMGFQGTRKIDYNYERYACESETEMDIPVSFKGLGSVDVVQTYDIEVEDAHCFYCDGYLTHNSAGIRQFDSTSPLLKQNLWKPDENGNWHIDPERDALRMANHTRVYHRKPSLEDCVEAVRSQFYSGEGAIQYAPEAIARGNADLLDNEEKDKPF; encoded by the coding sequence ATGGTTAGAGAGCTTGCGCGTAAACAATCCACGAATTTTCCAGAAACTGCACCTGTAGCGAATCCTGTCTTCTTCCGAACTTATAGCAGACGAACAGAAGAAGGTAGAGAAACATGGGAACAAGTGCGCGATCGCTGTATTTCTGGATTAGTGAAACTGGGTCAACTGACTCGGGAGGAAGCCCAACTCTTAGAAACAACCATGACTCAGCTAAAAAGCCTACCTGCTGGGCGTTGGCTGTGGGTTGGTGGAACACAGTGGCTAGAGAATCCCAATAACTACTCTGGGGCGTATAACTGCACTTCTACCAATGTCGTTGATTGGCGAGCTTTTGGCTTAATGATGGACTTAGCCATGATGGGCTGTGGTACTGGTGCTGTTTTAGAAGAGAATTATATTAACCAATTACCCACGATTCGGAATCATCTTCAAGTTGCAGTTAGGGGAGAAATTGGAACCGTGCTTCCTGAAGCCCGTCAAGAAGAGACAACGGTGACAATTACTAGTCCTCAAAGTGTAAAAATTTGTATTGGGGATTCTCGTCAAGGCTGGGTACAGTCGTATCAGGCGTTATTAGAACTAGCCAGTCAAGAAGACTTAGCCACAGAAATTAATGTAGAAATTGATCCCAGCCATGTTCGTCCGGCAGGAGAACGCTTAAAAGGCTTCGGCGGGGTTGCAAACCCGATAAAAATTCCTGAACTGTATCCCCGTTTAGCAAAAATCTTAAATCGGGCGCAGGGGAGAAAGTTAAATGCAGAAGAATGCTGTTTACTCATTGACGAAGCGGCGGCGACAGTGGTTGCAGGGAATATTAGACGCTGCTTACCAGAAAACGCCCTTGTTCATACAGCTAGAGGACTTATTACCATTAAAGATATTGAAGTAGGGGAATTAGTGCAAACGCCTCTAGGCTTCCGTAAAGTGGTGGATAAGTTTGATCAAGGGATGCAAGAGGTTTACGAATTAAACACCAATGGAACAATTCCAAGAGCCACCCTTAACCATCGTTATGCTGTTTTAAGTAACGCCACAGGGGATTATGCTTGGAAAAAGGTTTCAGAGTTAGACCCCGAAGATCGTTTACTGCATAACCAAACCGTTCTTTCAGGCTTACCAACTACCCTTCCTCAAGACTTTACCGAACAAAGACCAGAAAAATCCCGAAATGCCAAAGCAATTACAATTCCTGAACTAACTCCTGACATTGCTTGGTTAATTGGCTTCACCCATGGAGATGGGTATGTTTCCCTTGGTCGCAATAAACATAATAAGCCCTATGGTAGTGTGACTTGGGCAACGGATGAAACGATTGCTGATGAAATTGAACTAAAATTAGGTCGTGCTTTAGCCCAGTTTGGTGTAACAGCAAAACGGCAAACTTTTGAGAAGGAGAACACCAATCGCTTTATTTGCAGTTCTATCCGCCTTGCTGAATACTTCTATCACTACATCAAGCAACCCAAAACCTCTATTCAAATCCCTGAGTTTATTTTGCAGGGAAGTATTGAAACTCGCGCTGCCTATTTAGCAGGGTTGATGGATAGTGATGGCGCAGTCAATAATCGTCCTCCCCACTTAGTCACTACGGTTTATCAAGGCTTTATTCGTCAGGTGTGTGCCGTTTTATCCAGTTTAGGGATTGCAGGACGCATTTCCACCACAAGTCCTCAAAATCCAAATTGGCAACCAAAATGGAACTTAACTTTGCCAGCGTTTAAGCGAGAGTATAATCGTTTAATTGCTCCCTATTCGGTGAAGGGAAATCTAAAAATTGGTCTGAAGATGTATGGATTTACCCTCCCTGGGGAAATGATGCGAGAAACCTATACCTATTCTGAAATGCAAGGGATGGGCTTCCAAGGAACTCGCAAAATTGATTATAACTATGAGCGCTATGCCTGTGAATCAGAAACTGAAATGGATATTCCTGTCAGTTTTAAGGGGTTAGGTAGCGTTGATGTGGTACAAACTTATGATATTGAAGTGGAAGATGCTCACTGTTTTTACTGTGATGGCTATCTGACTCACAACAGTGCAGGAATTCGGCAATTTGATAGCACTTCCCCCTTATTAAAGCAAAATCTCTGGAAACCTGATGAAAATGGGAATTGGCATATTGATCCCGAACGGGATGCGCTACGGATGGCAAATCATACCCGAGTGTATCATCGCAAACCCAGTTTAGAAGATTGTGTGGAAGCGGTTCGCAGTCAGTTTTATTCTGGAGAAGGGGCGATTCAATATGCCCCAGAGGCGATCGCGCGAGGAAATGCGGATCTCTTAGACAATGAAGAAAAAGACAAGCCTTTCTAA
- a CDS encoding HNH endonuclease family protein, protein MFLLNIYDQYEDNKISLDKFLKILQYLESYFVRRLFVSITTKNLGSIFTKLYSQIKNYDDIVEGLHITLSEFEGNKRWPDDEEFRKHFVKFNLYNQNQRDRTKLILESLESWNNKEEVNPNNLTIEHIMPQKLNKPWEKMLGNNYDSIHKKCLHTVGNLTLTAYNSELSDKAFQDKKELLIRSNISLNRYFQNVSVWNEQEIQRRAHNLADKAVKIWPR, encoded by the coding sequence ATTTTCCTGCTTAATATTTATGATCAGTATGAAGATAACAAGATATCGCTAGACAAGTTTTTAAAAATTTTACAATATCTAGAATCCTATTTTGTACGTCGTTTATTTGTATCCATTACTACCAAAAATTTAGGAAGTATATTTACAAAATTATATAGTCAAATAAAAAATTATGATGATATAGTTGAGGGATTACACATTACATTAAGTGAATTTGAAGGAAATAAAAGATGGCCTGATGATGAGGAATTTCGCAAACATTTTGTAAAATTTAATTTATATAACCAAAATCAAAGAGACCGTACTAAATTAATATTAGAAAGCCTAGAAAGCTGGAACAATAAAGAGGAAGTCAATCCAAATAATTTAACTATAGAACATATTATGCCGCAAAAATTAAATAAGCCTTGGGAGAAAATGTTGGGAAACAATTACGATAGCATACACAAGAAATGCCTTCATACAGTCGGTAACTTAACCCTAACTGCATACAACTCCGAATTATCTGATAAAGCATTTCAAGACAAAAAAGAACTCCTAATCAGGAGTAACATATCTCTGAATAGATATTTTCAGAATGTTTCAGTTTGGAACGAACAAGAAATACAACGTCGTGCCCATAACCTAGCTGATAAGGCAGTTAAAATATGGCCTCGATAA
- a CDS encoding Hsp70 family protein — protein MTIIAVDFGTTNTVISYLPPDSETPTTVKLDQLSRVFRLRNQQGEIKEVPVIPSLLFIDSSGQPKVGELVRSRRLGLTQPQRFFKGFKQDLVADFQPPPREIDGDFYPPETVCEQFLTTIWQTLQAENWQPTQAVFTVPVGAFERYRHWFWQLSEKLRIPQLQLVDESTAAALGYAQKRPNALILVIDFGGGTLDLSLVRTAFGTNEQELKGEVIAKADAYVGGSDIDAWIVEDYLKSIGRRREEVDETTWQNLLAIAEQLKIRLSGKEEAKESWLNEETFESYEISLQRNHLEEILEVRQLLDQLREVLDDVISTALRKGIQKNEIEQVLLTGGTSLIHAVQNLVISFFGRKRVQFSNPFEAVSHGALVAASLHKLEDYLRHSYAIRLWDPALQQYQYYQLFEKGTTYPCEGETLILQVAVEGQKEIELDIGELAEVSQAGEVSYDAQGRMTAGNINHQLRFSSLAENREQVCVAHLDPVGKVGRDRAAVTFAINERRILVATVTDLLTQQVLVDHQEVVKLR, from the coding sequence ATGACCATTATTGCTGTTGATTTTGGAACCACTAACACTGTTATCAGTTATCTTCCTCCCGACTCTGAAACTCCAACCACAGTCAAACTTGATCAACTCTCACGAGTGTTCCGCCTACGCAATCAGCAAGGAGAGATTAAAGAAGTTCCTGTGATTCCTTCCTTGTTGTTTATTGATTCCTCTGGACAGCCAAAAGTGGGAGAACTTGTCCGATCGCGCCGTTTAGGGTTAACGCAACCGCAACGCTTTTTTAAGGGATTTAAGCAGGATTTGGTAGCAGATTTTCAACCCCCTCCTAGAGAAATTGATGGTGATTTCTATCCCCCAGAAACCGTATGTGAGCAGTTTTTAACGACGATTTGGCAAACCTTACAAGCAGAAAATTGGCAGCCAACACAAGCCGTATTTACAGTTCCTGTGGGCGCATTTGAACGCTATCGACACTGGTTTTGGCAATTATCTGAAAAATTAAGGATTCCCCAATTACAATTAGTGGACGAATCTACAGCCGCCGCCTTAGGTTATGCCCAAAAGCGTCCTAACGCCTTGATTTTAGTGATTGATTTTGGTGGCGGCACTCTAGATTTAAGTTTAGTTCGTACGGCTTTTGGGACAAATGAGCAAGAATTAAAAGGAGAAGTTATTGCCAAAGCCGATGCTTATGTTGGGGGGAGTGATATTGATGCTTGGATCGTTGAAGATTATTTGAAATCTATAGGTCGCCGTCGAGAAGAGGTTGATGAGACAACGTGGCAGAATTTATTGGCAATCGCAGAACAACTGAAAATTCGATTATCTGGAAAAGAAGAAGCTAAGGAAAGCTGGTTAAATGAGGAAACCTTTGAATCTTATGAAATCAGCTTACAGCGTAATCATTTAGAGGAGATTTTAGAAGTCCGTCAGCTTTTAGATCAACTGCGAGAAGTGCTAGATGATGTGATCTCCACTGCCTTACGGAAAGGGATACAAAAAAATGAAATTGAACAAGTGTTACTTACAGGGGGAACGTCTCTCATTCATGCAGTGCAAAATTTGGTGATTTCTTTCTTTGGACGAAAGCGAGTACAGTTTTCTAACCCGTTTGAAGCGGTTTCTCATGGGGCGTTAGTGGCAGCGAGTTTGCACAAGTTAGAGGATTACTTACGCCACAGTTATGCCATTCGTCTCTGGGATCCAGCATTACAACAATATCAGTATTATCAGCTTTTTGAGAAAGGAACCACCTATCCCTGTGAGGGGGAAACGTTAATCTTACAAGTAGCCGTAGAAGGACAAAAAGAGATTGAATTAGATATTGGCGAGTTAGCAGAAGTGTCTCAAGCAGGAGAAGTCAGTTATGATGCTCAAGGGAGAATGACTGCAGGAAACATCAATCACCAGCTACGGTTTAGTTCCTTGGCTGAAAATCGAGAACAGGTTTGTGTCGCCCATTTAGATCCTGTTGGAAAAGTAGGGCGCGATCGCGCAGCAGTCACCTTTGCCATTAATGAACGGCGCATCTTGGTAGCAACTGTCACAGATTTATTAACCCAACAAGTCTTGGTGGATCATCAAGAAGTGGTCAAGCTAAGGTAG
- a CDS encoding allophycocyanin subunit alpha-B, which yields MSVVSQVILKADDQLRYPTSGELKGIEEYLKTGEQRMQIAQTLAENEKKIVDQASKELWKLHPEYIAPGGNAFGSRERSLCLRDYGWYLRLITYGVIAGDKQPIESIGLVGVREMYNALDVPVPGMADAIRCLKDASLALLSEEEAQEAAPYFDYIIQAMS from the coding sequence ATGAGTGTAGTAAGCCAAGTTATTCTCAAAGCAGACGACCAACTCCGTTATCCCACCAGTGGTGAACTGAAAGGGATTGAAGAATACCTCAAAACCGGTGAGCAGCGGATGCAAATTGCCCAAACCCTCGCCGAAAACGAAAAGAAAATCGTTGATCAAGCCAGTAAAGAACTTTGGAAACTCCATCCTGAGTATATCGCCCCCGGAGGCAATGCGTTTGGTTCCCGAGAACGCTCTCTTTGCCTACGTGACTATGGCTGGTATCTGCGCCTAATCACTTATGGCGTAATTGCTGGTGACAAACAACCCATTGAAAGCATCGGCTTAGTGGGAGTACGGGAAATGTATAATGCCCTTGATGTTCCTGTTCCTGGGATGGCAGATGCGATTCGCTGTTTAAAAGACGCATCTCTAGCCTTATTAAGTGAGGAAGAAGCGCAAGAAGCAGCTCCCTATTTTGACTACATCATCCAAGCGATGTCTTAA
- the nrdJ gene encoding ribonucleoside-triphosphate reductase, adenosylcobalamin-dependent, with protein sequence MKNQAPEMPEDEIEHRLERYGLNPCGEIVGSQFHCNLSEIHLNLIDPDNEKEQTEAFQAGALSVAALLNHKFQEPRYQYSRELDPIVGVSFTGLFDFFVHAFGVEWLRWWEEGRPNTPQGYHFQEREKAYLQKWRQIVHETVWDYCDRHNIKRPNRCTTVQPSGTKSLLTGASPGWHPPKAVRFIRRVTFGKNDPVARACLDYGYNVIPSQSDKDENGNLLHDPFDPRCTEWLVEIPVAVPWADLEGADDIDISKFSVLAQFDFAMQVQKHYVTHNTSATLELREPEIEDLGKAIYQSIQNDEGYISAALLARFDAYQTFPRLPFEPIDEVTYNQLMQGVKQRQKTDDFYAALMQYDNGEQDEAGPTGCDSDKCMFPESFDQ encoded by the coding sequence TTGAAAAATCAAGCCCCAGAAATGCCAGAGGATGAGATTGAGCATCGTTTAGAACGTTATGGTTTGAATCCTTGCGGTGAGATAGTCGGATCACAGTTCCATTGTAATCTCAGCGAGATCCATTTAAATCTCATTGATCCTGACAATGAAAAAGAACAAACGGAAGCCTTCCAAGCTGGGGCGTTATCAGTAGCCGCCCTTTTAAACCACAAATTCCAAGAACCGCGTTATCAATACAGTCGGGAACTTGATCCCATTGTGGGTGTTTCCTTTACTGGCTTATTTGATTTCTTTGTCCATGCGTTTGGTGTGGAGTGGCTACGCTGGTGGGAAGAAGGTCGTCCTAATACCCCACAAGGTTATCACTTCCAAGAACGAGAAAAAGCCTATTTACAAAAGTGGCGACAAATTGTCCATGAAACAGTTTGGGATTACTGCGACAGACATAATATTAAGCGTCCTAATCGCTGTACAACGGTACAACCCAGCGGCACTAAATCCCTACTGACTGGGGCTTCTCCCGGTTGGCATCCCCCGAAAGCCGTGCGGTTTATTCGTCGGGTTACCTTTGGCAAGAATGATCCCGTTGCCCGCGCGTGTCTTGACTACGGCTATAATGTCATTCCCTCCCAGTCAGATAAAGATGAAAATGGGAATCTTCTCCATGATCCCTTTGATCCCCGTTGTACAGAATGGCTAGTGGAAATTCCTGTTGCCGTGCCTTGGGCAGATTTAGAAGGGGCTGATGACATTGATATTTCTAAGTTCTCTGTTCTCGCACAATTTGACTTTGCTATGCAGGTGCAGAAGCATTATGTCACTCACAATACTTCGGCAACTTTGGAACTGCGAGAACCTGAAATTGAGGATTTAGGAAAAGCCATTTATCAGTCCATCCAGAATGATGAGGGATATATTTCGGCGGCGTTATTAGCCCGTTTTGATGCTTATCAGACATTCCCCCGTTTACCGTTTGAACCCATTGATGAGGTTACCTATAATCAGCTGATGCAGGGTGTGAAACAGCGACAAAAAACGGATGATTTCTATGCTGCCTTGATGCAATATGATAATGGCGAACAAGATGAAGCTGGTCCCACTGGCTGTGATAGCGATAAATGTATGTTTCCTGAATCCTTTGATCAGTAG
- a CDS encoding DUF2997 domain-containing protein, protein MAEYQRVEYRIGKDGKITEQVIGASGESCKETTSDIESALGEVESQELLPEYYEGEENLANQETQFLQQGNE, encoded by the coding sequence ATGGCAGAATATCAACGAGTGGAATACCGCATTGGAAAAGATGGCAAAATTACTGAACAAGTTATCGGTGCTTCAGGAGAAAGTTGCAAGGAAACTACCTCTGACATTGAATCAGCTTTAGGAGAAGTTGAATCCCAAGAACTTCTCCCTGAATATTACGAAGGAGAAGAAAACTTAGCCAATCAAGAAACTCAGTTTTTACAGCAAGGAAATGAGTAG
- the rlmD gene encoding 23S rRNA (uracil(1939)-C(5))-methyltransferase RlmD has protein sequence MSLTQTDTPKWQQGSLIEVEITDLSDRADGVGRWNNRVVFVPDTVTGDRALVRLVRVKPQYAYGKVQELLTPSPHRIRPQCIVADKCGGCQWQHIALSHQHQAKEQVIRDAMERLGNIKNPPIAPILSSFSELHYRNKVTYPLQRSENGNVQAGYYRKGSHKLVNLNQCPVQDSRLDPFLAQIKQDIEAQGWSIYNETRGTGKLRHLALRIGRKTGEVLLTLITTDGNLAGIESQAQTWLKTFPDLVGVCLNYNAQRNNVIFGKKTHCIAGKEELEEEFAGLTFYLRPDTFFQVNTETAEALCHFILDKLALTGTETVVDAYCGVGTFTLPLACHAKEVIGIESQESAIAQAQRNAERNQIKNVSFQVGKVENCLSQLEKTPDLVFLDPPRKGCDRAVIETLSQLSPPKLVYLSCRPATLARDLNKLTASGYEVTHIQPADFFPQTSHVEAAVFLARA, from the coding sequence ATGTCACTGACGCAAACTGATACACCCAAATGGCAACAAGGGAGTTTAATTGAGGTAGAAATCACTGATCTCAGCGATCGCGCTGATGGGGTAGGACGCTGGAATAACCGTGTGGTCTTTGTTCCTGATACCGTAACCGGCGATCGCGCTTTAGTGCGTCTTGTCCGAGTTAAGCCTCAATATGCCTATGGAAAAGTGCAAGAACTCCTCACCCCGTCTCCCCATCGCATTCGCCCTCAATGTATTGTGGCGGATAAATGTGGAGGCTGTCAGTGGCAACATATTGCTTTAAGCCATCAGCATCAAGCAAAGGAACAAGTAATCCGAGATGCGATGGAACGCCTTGGTAACATTAAAAATCCTCCCATTGCGCCCATTTTAAGCAGTTTCAGTGAGTTACACTATCGCAATAAAGTTACCTATCCCCTACAGCGATCGGAAAATGGCAATGTCCAAGCAGGGTATTATCGCAAAGGGTCGCATAAATTAGTTAACCTTAACCAATGTCCCGTCCAAGATTCTCGTTTAGATCCCTTTTTAGCCCAAATTAAGCAAGATATTGAAGCCCAAGGCTGGAGTATCTATAACGAAACCAGAGGAACCGGAAAACTGCGACATTTAGCGCTGAGAATTGGACGAAAAACGGGAGAAGTGTTATTAACCCTGATTACGACTGATGGTAATTTAGCGGGAATCGAAAGCCAAGCCCAAACTTGGTTAAAAACCTTTCCAGACTTAGTGGGCGTATGCCTCAATTACAATGCTCAACGCAATAATGTGATTTTTGGCAAAAAAACTCACTGTATTGCTGGAAAAGAAGAATTAGAGGAAGAATTTGCGGGATTAACCTTTTATTTACGCCCTGATACATTCTTTCAGGTGAATACCGAAACTGCCGAAGCATTATGCCATTTCATCTTAGACAAATTGGCACTAACGGGAACCGAAACTGTTGTCGATGCCTATTGTGGGGTGGGAACATTTACCCTTCCCCTCGCTTGTCATGCTAAAGAGGTAATTGGAATTGAATCACAAGAAAGCGCGATCGCGCAAGCGCAACGCAACGCCGAACGGAATCAAATTAAAAATGTCAGCTTTCAGGTGGGAAAAGTGGAAAACTGTCTCTCCCAGCTAGAGAAAACCCCTGATTTAGTTTTCCTTGATCCCCCGAGAAAAGGCTGCGATCGCGCTGTTATAGAGACCCTTAGCCAGTTATCCCCCCCAAAACTGGTTTACCTAAGTTGTCGTCCAGCAACCTTAGCTCGTGATCTCAATAAATTAACCGCCAGTGGATATGAAGTTACTCATATCCAACCTGCGGACTTCTTTCCTCAAACTTCTCATGTGGAAGCTGCTGTTTTCTTAGCAAGAGCATAA
- a CDS encoding RNA-guided endonuclease InsQ/TnpB family protein, translated as MLTLSYEYKLEPNQLQISMIEQTLGVCRTVWNYALRERKDWINSRKCPVNACSIEQEYIIPSDEPYPSYSRQAKALTEAKKNSERLKSVNAQVLQQVLRTLDRAFSDMKARGFGFPRFKNKYRLRSYLIPQLKGQVLKGNQVKLPQLGWVRFRKSRDIPEGFKVKQARVIRKASGYFVMLSLQLDVEVPQPFPHGHPRGLDLGFDKFVATSDGLEVKRPRFLKSLQRKLKLLQRRLKNKKKGSNNRHKLNRKIARVHQRISDTRKDWHFKLAHRLCDGAGMIFVEDINFRSWQRGMLSKHAADAGFGQFVNILQWVCWKRDVYFAKVNKDGTSQECSQCGANTGKKTLDVRVHHCPECGYTGSRDVVSAEVIRNRGLTRARVSRASISDPCVGFQRIGKRSLESRPRGLSAVGTLVDIKRYDLSASFPRISKRTLENACGDDLTGVSLRADLVKSLKQESPTIASA; from the coding sequence ATGCTTACCCTTTCTTACGAGTATAAGTTAGAACCAAACCAACTCCAAATTAGCATGATCGAGCAGACCCTCGGTGTTTGCCGAACGGTTTGGAATTATGCTCTTAGGGAAAGAAAGGATTGGATCAACTCTAGAAAATGTCCTGTTAACGCTTGTTCCATCGAACAGGAATATATTATCCCTTCTGATGAGCCTTATCCGAGTTATTCAAGGCAAGCAAAAGCTCTAACTGAGGCGAAGAAAAATAGCGAACGCCTTAAATCAGTTAATGCCCAAGTGCTTCAACAAGTCTTGAGAACATTAGATCGGGCTTTCTCTGACATGAAAGCTAGAGGGTTCGGTTTTCCTAGATTTAAGAACAAGTATCGTTTAAGGTCTTATCTGATTCCTCAGCTAAAAGGACAAGTATTAAAAGGAAATCAAGTTAAACTACCTCAATTAGGTTGGGTTAGATTCAGAAAGTCCAGAGACATCCCAGAAGGATTTAAGGTGAAGCAGGCAAGAGTGATCAGAAAAGCCTCTGGTTATTTCGTCATGTTATCCCTTCAACTAGATGTGGAGGTTCCTCAACCTTTCCCTCACGGTCATCCAAGAGGGTTAGACTTGGGCTTTGACAAATTTGTTGCTACTTCCGATGGTTTAGAAGTGAAACGACCTCGGTTCTTAAAGTCCCTTCAACGCAAGTTAAAATTACTGCAACGAAGGCTTAAGAACAAAAAGAAAGGGTCAAATAACCGCCATAAACTTAACAGAAAGATAGCAAGAGTTCACCAACGCATCTCTGACACTCGTAAAGATTGGCACTTCAAACTTGCTCATCGTTTGTGCGACGGGGCTGGAATGATCTTTGTCGAAGACATCAATTTCCGTTCGTGGCAACGAGGAATGTTATCCAAACACGCCGCGGATGCAGGTTTTGGTCAGTTTGTGAACATCTTGCAGTGGGTCTGTTGGAAACGTGATGTTTACTTTGCCAAGGTGAATAAAGATGGCACCTCTCAAGAATGTAGCCAGTGTGGAGCAAATACAGGTAAAAAGACTCTAGATGTTAGGGTTCATCACTGCCCTGAATGCGGTTACACAGGATCAAGGGATGTTGTGTCTGCTGAAGTGATTAGAAATAGAGGTCTGACCCGAGCGCGGGTTTCCCGCGCATCGATCTCCGACCCGTGCGTGGGTTTCCAGCGCATCGGAAAGCGGAGCTTGGAAAGCAGACCTAGAGGATTGTCTGCGGTCGGAACGCTCGTGGACATTAAAAGGTATGACCTGAGCGCGAGTTTCCCGCGCATCAGCAAGCGCACCTTAGAAAATGCTTGTGGAGACGATCTGACGGGGGTTAGCCTGCGGGCTGATCTAGTTAAGAGTCTGAAGCAAGAATCTCCAACTATAGCCTCAGCTTAG
- a CDS encoding nucleotide exchange factor GrpE — protein sequence MSSEQELFWSSWLFLLAAIIGILWLQDQWSKPTENSKASPSTSPDTEDFKEECQRLRKQLETQRETVKEEIQQVTFEQLQSLLTQFPSARKMAEAKPNLPASNFSALFTPLENLLEEWEITPIGEVWQQVEFDPQSHQADSEEIEVGEKVYVRFVGYRQGEKILVPAKVSRTLPAGVVES from the coding sequence ATGAGTAGCGAACAAGAATTATTTTGGTCAAGTTGGTTGTTTCTACTAGCAGCGATTATTGGTATTCTTTGGCTGCAAGATCAATGGTCAAAACCAACGGAAAACTCGAAAGCCTCACCATCTACTTCTCCCGATACTGAAGATTTCAAAGAAGAATGTCAACGGTTACGAAAACAATTAGAAACGCAAAGAGAGACAGTTAAAGAAGAAATCCAACAAGTAACTTTTGAACAATTACAATCCCTGTTGACTCAATTTCCTAGTGCGCGAAAAATGGCAGAAGCGAAACCCAATTTACCGGCTAGTAATTTTTCTGCTTTATTTACTCCCCTCGAAAATTTATTAGAGGAATGGGAAATTACACCCATTGGTGAAGTTTGGCAACAGGTAGAATTTGATCCTCAATCTCATCAAGCCGATAGTGAAGAAATAGAGGTAGGAGAAAAAGTGTATGTACGCTTTGTGGGGTATCGTCAGGGGGAAAAAATTCTAGTTCCTGCGAAAGTGAGTCGTACTTTACCCGCAGGGGTGGTTGAGAGTTAA